In a genomic window of Chloroflexota bacterium:
- a CDS encoding (2Fe-2S)-binding protein translates to MKHTVRLTVNRRPFEEEADSRQLLVHFIRETLGLTGTHVGCVIGECGACSVLLDGKVVKSCLMLAAQADGCELTTIEGLEQDGTIHPLQAAFIAAYGVQCGYCTPGMILAGLDLLSRNPQPTEGEIRKALEGNLCMCTGYTQIVRAIQQAAATMAATSGGTQ, encoded by the coding sequence ATGAAGCACACCGTCCGGTTGACCGTCAACCGGCGTCCATTCGAGGAAGAGGCCGACAGCCGCCAGCTCCTCGTGCACTTCATCCGCGAGACGCTCGGGCTCACGGGGACGCACGTCGGCTGCGTCATCGGTGAATGTGGGGCCTGCTCCGTGTTGCTCGACGGCAAGGTGGTGAAGTCCTGTCTCATGCTCGCCGCGCAGGCTGATGGCTGCGAGCTCACGACGATTGAGGGACTGGAGCAGGACGGGACGATCCATCCGCTTCAGGCGGCGTTCATCGCGGCGTACGGTGTCCAGTGCGGCTATTGCACGCCGGGGATGATCCTCGCAGGCCTCGATCTTTTGTCCCGAAATCCCCAGCCGACCGAGGGTGAGATCAGGAAGGCGCTGGAGGGGAACCTCTGCATGTGCACCGGATACACGCAGATCGTGCGAGCGATTCAGCAGGCGGCCGCCACGATGGCCGCCACGAGCGGGGGAACGCAATGA
- a CDS encoding xanthine dehydrogenase family protein molybdopterin-binding subunit, translating into MTAREERPLAFVGQRVRSHEAPRHATGRGRFVDDFRVAGMLYGGVLRSSFPHARIVSVNADEARKLPGVVAVLTPADFREMTHPFAPGRYAAGLRAPIMEYPTAVDKVRYMGEPVAAVAARDAATAEDALDLIEVEYDPLPAVVDPFDAARPESALLYEELGTNVPWQGAIRYGDVERAFREADVVVRHHLKMHRYSSIPLEPFAMIASADPTRQSVTMWINAQVPDVIDDALREALGLQDVRIYIPDVGGGFGQKIHLIRKYAVITALLSLRSGRPVKWVEDRTGHMMAGGQTCLQHWDVEAAVKKDGTVLGLRVHEVDDVGGSISTLTIHFTNKLNNLTNVYTTRHIALEGSSVVTNKCPVVPNRGIGKPGMCFIWERTIDRIAEQLAMDPVELRRRNLVQANQFPYETPNGNIYDSGDYQTLLDRCLAGIGYDALRKEQARAREEGRYLGVSVVMGVEPGGRNAARDLAIFPGANVAGSGGVNGATLRIERSGQVTLFLGSPNCGQAHETTTAQVVADILGVTPDQVTVISPFDSESAPWGTAAANSGNNFHLYDIGAVHGAATTLKAKVTELASHLLDADPEELVFAGGTVARADGKRITFTELGRVAYGNQARIPPRMEPGLQATHYFTFPHAQPYLVPDELGRVRAQFSFSSAAHAAVVEVDVETGDVKVLRYLIVSDNGTIINPDVVDGQIYGSAAHGISAALGEGFVYDEEGRLLTLTLTDYGKATAEETPLVEIDHYSVPSPFTTLGQKAAGEGASIPAPAAIAGAVEDALRPFGVRVHELPLTKEAVWRLIQDARSQGGSVSGARS; encoded by the coding sequence ATGACGGCGCGTGAGGAGCGCCCGCTCGCCTTCGTGGGCCAGCGCGTTCGGAGTCACGAGGCTCCGCGCCACGCGACCGGACGCGGGCGGTTCGTCGACGATTTCCGCGTGGCCGGCATGCTCTATGGCGGCGTGCTCCGGAGCAGCTTCCCCCACGCCCGCATCGTCAGCGTGAACGCGGACGAGGCGCGCAAGCTGCCCGGCGTCGTCGCGGTCTTGACGCCTGCCGACTTCCGCGAAATGACGCATCCCTTCGCGCCCGGGCGCTATGCCGCGGGGCTCCGCGCGCCCATCATGGAATATCCGACGGCCGTGGACAAGGTGCGCTACATGGGGGAGCCGGTCGCGGCCGTGGCCGCCCGCGATGCCGCGACGGCCGAGGATGCGCTTGACCTGATCGAGGTGGAGTACGATCCGCTGCCCGCGGTGGTCGATCCCTTCGATGCCGCCCGACCCGAATCCGCGCTGCTGTACGAGGAGCTGGGCACGAACGTGCCGTGGCAGGGAGCCATCCGCTACGGAGACGTCGAGCGCGCGTTCCGCGAAGCTGACGTGGTCGTTCGCCACCATCTGAAGATGCACCGGTACAGCTCGATCCCGCTCGAGCCCTTCGCCATGATCGCCTCCGCGGACCCGACGCGCCAGTCCGTGACGATGTGGATCAACGCGCAGGTGCCCGACGTGATCGACGACGCGCTTCGGGAGGCCCTCGGTCTCCAGGATGTCCGAATCTACATCCCTGACGTCGGCGGCGGCTTCGGCCAAAAGATCCACCTGATCCGAAAGTACGCCGTCATCACTGCGCTCCTCTCCCTCCGCAGCGGGCGGCCCGTGAAGTGGGTCGAGGACCGCACCGGTCACATGATGGCTGGCGGCCAAACGTGCCTGCAGCATTGGGACGTCGAGGCCGCCGTGAAGAAGGACGGCACCGTGCTTGGCCTGCGCGTGCACGAGGTGGACGACGTCGGCGGCTCAATCAGCACGCTCACCATCCACTTCACCAACAAGCTCAACAATCTGACGAACGTCTATACGACCCGGCACATCGCGCTCGAAGGCAGCTCGGTTGTGACGAACAAGTGCCCGGTCGTGCCCAATCGCGGCATCGGGAAGCCGGGGATGTGCTTCATCTGGGAGCGCACCATAGACCGGATCGCCGAGCAGCTCGCGATGGATCCCGTCGAGCTGCGGCGCCGAAACCTGGTCCAGGCGAATCAGTTCCCCTACGAGACGCCCAATGGGAACATCTACGACAGCGGCGACTATCAGACCCTGCTCGACCGATGCCTTGCGGGGATCGGCTACGACGCGCTCCGCAAGGAACAGGCGCGGGCGCGGGAGGAAGGACGCTACCTGGGCGTGAGCGTTGTGATGGGGGTTGAGCCGGGCGGCCGGAACGCGGCGCGCGACCTGGCCATCTTCCCCGGCGCCAACGTGGCGGGGAGCGGCGGAGTGAACGGCGCAACGCTCCGGATCGAGCGCAGCGGGCAGGTCACCTTGTTCCTCGGGAGCCCCAACTGCGGGCAGGCCCACGAGACGACGACGGCCCAGGTCGTCGCCGACATCCTCGGCGTCACGCCCGACCAGGTCACCGTGATCTCGCCTTTCGACAGCGAATCGGCGCCCTGGGGAACGGCGGCGGCGAATAGCGGGAACAATTTCCACCTGTACGACATCGGCGCGGTCCACGGCGCCGCGACGACCCTGAAAGCCAAAGTCACCGAGCTGGCCAGCCACCTCCTCGACGCGGATCCGGAAGAGCTGGTGTTCGCCGGCGGAACCGTCGCCCGGGCCGACGGGAAGCGGATCACCTTCACCGAGCTTGGCCGCGTCGCGTACGGCAACCAGGCGCGCATCCCGCCCAGGATGGAGCCCGGGCTCCAGGCTACCCACTATTTCACCTTTCCGCACGCGCAGCCGTACCTCGTTCCCGACGAGCTGGGTCGCGTCCGCGCGCAATTCTCCTTTTCGTCCGCCGCCCACGCCGCCGTCGTGGAGGTCGACGTGGAGACGGGGGACGTCAAAGTGCTTCGGTACCTGATCGTGAGCGACAACGGGACGATCATCAATCCAGACGTTGTGGATGGGCAGATCTATGGCTCGGCCGCTCACGGTATTTCGGCCGCTCTGGGCGAGGGGTTCGTGTACGACGAGGAGGGACGACTCCTCACCCTGACCCTCACCGACTATGGAAAGGCGACCGCCGAGGAGACGCCGCTGGTCGAGATTGACCACTATTCGGTCCCGTCACCCTTTACCACGCTGGGACAAAAGGCCGCCGGCGAAGGGGCGTCGATCCCCGCTCCGGCCGCCATCGCGGGGGCAGTGGAGGACGCGCTGCGACCGTTTGGCGTGCGCGTCCATGAACTCCCG